Proteins co-encoded in one Gracilimonas sp. genomic window:
- a CDS encoding TonB-dependent receptor, which yields MQAVGQGNSFTIKGKVVNAETLKEVPFAYLHIEELNRTATTDVNGTFEIENIPAGSYSLTIHRIGFRTQSRTVALTDSSLNLNIKLSATVLSTQSIEVVGEKDQLEGAGLEHASKNVFGSELRRNLGSTLSQTLSNLPGFDQRTNGSAPGRPVIRGLGDERVVILQDGMSTGDISAQSSDHAVTTDPSSADEIEIARGPAALAYGSNAIGGVVNIVKNQIATTLPSKLNGSLSLSGETVNRGGSGALSIQTPFKNFAIQADLSLRLANNSRTPLGPIDNTFFQTTNDGVGLSFIQPWGYIGASGTLYFSKYGIPPDPNGHPNGVDIEMQKFQYDAKSEVLLTNGLFNVIEAELSFKDYNHKEIEGENAQGQPVVGTEFNLLTTNFNVNAKHSDIGIISQGSAGIALEFEDYVVNGAGTPPSQSFKAGVYLIEEADFDALHLEAGLRFDFVKNTTNERGLFYPIGAKNGSIDSTSYKDRTFPALATSFAVIYQIGGGFSVGGSFLHSFRAPSLEELYSEGPHLASYSFEIGNPDLKPERAFGKEIFLRFNRKILNADITFFHNDFSNYLYARNTGRQNVQRPTLQDYQFIGTEAVLYGAELSGEIQFLENFVFDASISYTLGERNVSEQEQATSGYNGDTRPLPQIPPFKVKSSLKYAKDGFEIGSRVRFSAEQTRTGEFETPTDRYLLVDAFSQYRLEGGKLLHTFSLNVNNLLNTEYYDHLSRIKDLRPQPGINVSLLYRLYF from the coding sequence GTGCAAGCTGTTGGCCAGGGTAATAGCTTCACGATTAAAGGAAAAGTAGTTAATGCAGAAACTTTAAAAGAGGTTCCGTTTGCTTACCTTCATATTGAAGAGTTAAACCGTACGGCTACCACAGACGTTAATGGAACGTTCGAGATTGAAAATATACCGGCCGGATCTTATTCACTAACCATACATCGAATCGGTTTCAGAACACAATCCCGCACAGTTGCCCTTACCGATTCATCATTGAATCTTAATATAAAATTAAGCGCAACAGTGCTCAGCACTCAATCCATTGAGGTTGTAGGAGAAAAAGACCAGCTTGAGGGGGCAGGTTTGGAACATGCTTCGAAAAATGTATTTGGGAGTGAGCTAAGAAGAAATTTAGGGTCCACACTATCCCAAACTCTGTCTAATTTACCCGGATTTGATCAGCGTACCAATGGCTCAGCTCCGGGTCGTCCGGTTATACGGGGTCTCGGTGATGAACGGGTAGTTATCCTTCAGGATGGAATGAGTACCGGAGATATTTCAGCTCAGTCATCAGATCATGCTGTTACAACTGACCCTTCTTCAGCGGATGAAATCGAGATCGCCAGAGGCCCTGCTGCATTGGCTTATGGATCTAATGCCATAGGAGGTGTGGTAAATATTGTCAAAAACCAGATAGCCACTACACTTCCTTCCAAACTTAATGGCTCGCTTTCCCTCAGTGGAGAAACAGTCAACAGAGGTGGTTCAGGAGCCCTCAGTATTCAAACACCATTTAAAAATTTCGCTATTCAGGCTGATTTAAGCTTACGACTTGCCAATAATTCCCGCACTCCTCTTGGCCCTATTGACAATACTTTTTTCCAAACCACGAATGATGGTGTCGGACTTAGTTTTATACAGCCTTGGGGTTACATAGGAGCTTCCGGGACATTGTATTTTAGTAAATATGGCATTCCCCCCGACCCAAACGGTCACCCAAATGGTGTAGATATTGAAATGCAAAAATTTCAGTACGATGCCAAATCTGAAGTCCTACTAACAAACGGCCTGTTCAATGTAATAGAAGCAGAGTTATCCTTTAAAGATTACAATCATAAAGAGATTGAAGGTGAAAATGCACAAGGGCAACCTGTCGTAGGCACCGAATTTAACCTGCTGACGACAAACTTCAACGTAAATGCCAAACATAGTGACATTGGTATAATTTCACAGGGTTCGGCAGGAATAGCATTAGAGTTCGAAGATTATGTGGTGAATGGAGCCGGAACTCCGCCATCCCAAAGCTTTAAAGCGGGTGTTTACCTGATTGAAGAAGCTGATTTTGATGCTCTTCATTTGGAGGCAGGATTGCGATTCGATTTTGTCAAGAATACAACAAATGAAAGAGGCTTGTTTTATCCTATTGGAGCAAAGAATGGTTCCATCGACTCTACTTCATATAAAGACCGAACTTTTCCTGCTCTTGCCACTTCATTTGCTGTTATCTACCAGATAGGTGGTGGTTTTTCTGTGGGGGGAAGCTTTTTACATTCATTTCGGGCACCTTCACTGGAAGAACTTTACTCTGAAGGACCTCACCTTGCCTCTTATTCATTCGAAATAGGTAACCCTGATCTGAAACCTGAACGAGCTTTTGGAAAAGAAATTTTCTTAAGGTTTAACCGAAAAATATTAAATGCAGATATCACCTTTTTTCATAATGACTTCAGCAACTACCTATACGCACGCAACACGGGTAGGCAAAATGTTCAGCGGCCTACATTACAGGATTACCAGTTCATAGGAACTGAAGCTGTTCTGTATGGAGCTGAGCTCTCCGGAGAAATACAGTTTCTGGAAAATTTTGTATTCGATGCATCCATAAGCTACACCCTTGGAGAGCGAAATGTATCTGAACAGGAACAAGCCACATCCGGATACAACGGCGATACCCGGCCGCTTCCTCAAATTCCTCCTTTCAAAGTAAAATCATCCCTTAAGTATGCTAAAGATGGATTTGAAATAGGAAGCAGAGTTAGGTTTTCAGCGGAGCAAACGCGTACCGGTGAATTCGAAACTCCAACCGACCGTTACCTGTTGGTAGATGCTTTCTCTCAATACCGATTAGAAGGTGGAAAGCTTCTGCATACCTTTTCGCTGAATGTGAACAACCTGCTGAACACTGAATATTACGATCACCTTTCCCGCATTAAAGACCTGAGACCACAGCCCGGCATTAATGTAAGCCTGCTCTATCGCCTCTATTTCTAA
- the ppdK gene encoding pyruvate, phosphate dikinase encodes MADLEKFVYRFGRFNTDGNRGMKHLLGGKGANLAEMSTIGIPVPPGFTISTEACKKTIDNRMEWPENLMGQVRGGVKHIETEMGMKLGNEKAPLLISVRSGAAVSMPGMMDTILNLGINDEVVEAIIRKTGNERFAYDSYRRFIDMFGDVVMGVTHDHFEEAIEKLKKEVGVKEDLELTASHLRELTDRYKAIYRKITGHMFPDDPMEQLRFAINAVFNSWNSARAIKYRQISNIHGLIGTAVNVQAMVFGNMGESSGTGVCFTRNPATGESRLYGEFLLNAQGEDVVAGIRTPNPIAELEERNPEIYKELVNYTGKLESHYKNMQDIEFTIQDGKLFILQTRNGKRTGAAAVKIAVDLVEEKILSKDEAIRDLVDPEHIEQLLHPQFKDGEQAENTILGSGLPASPGAAVGKVVFDSKKAEEAGKDNKPVILVRIETSPEDVGGMSSAEGILTSRGGMTSHAAVVARGWGKPCVAGCSDIVINYKTRSFTNGEVTVKEGDWISLNGNTGKVILGKKELSKPEFSEEYQTFMDWVTDIELMKVRTNAETPEDARVARSYGAKGIGLARTEHMFFKPGRVNFMRKMIIAESKEERVAALSNLLPFQKQDFAEIFEAMEGLPVTIRLLDPPLHEFLPQEKEEIGKVAGELGVTPDKLLQKVNQLKEFNPMLGHRGCRLGITYPEITEMQTRAIIEAAIELVKQGKEVFPEIMIPLVGSVEEFVNQREVVERVATEILAEAGVELDYKVGTMIEIPRAAILADQIAEKADFFSFGTNDLTQLTYGFSRDDAAKFLPDYIERGILKQDPFQVLDEEGVGQFVHAGTRLGRMVNSTLKVGICGEHGGDPSSVHFAYNTGLDYVSCSPFRVPVAHLASAQAVLRKNKEEQDINNQKITPLRA; translated from the coding sequence ATGGCTGATTTAGAAAAATTTGTATATCGCTTCGGAAGATTTAACACAGATGGAAACAGAGGTATGAAACATCTGTTGGGGGGCAAAGGGGCAAACCTTGCTGAAATGAGTACAATCGGAATTCCGGTTCCGCCCGGATTTACCATTTCTACGGAAGCATGTAAGAAAACAATTGATAACCGAATGGAATGGCCTGAAAATCTTATGGGCCAGGTTAGGGGAGGGGTTAAACATATTGAAACCGAAATGGGAATGAAGCTGGGTAATGAAAAGGCCCCCTTGTTGATATCAGTTCGCTCCGGTGCCGCTGTTTCCATGCCGGGGATGATGGATACCATTCTGAATCTTGGAATTAATGATGAAGTTGTAGAAGCGATTATCAGAAAAACGGGCAACGAACGATTTGCTTACGACAGTTACCGCCGGTTTATTGATATGTTTGGAGATGTGGTGATGGGGGTAACCCACGATCATTTTGAAGAAGCTATCGAGAAGCTGAAGAAAGAAGTGGGCGTCAAAGAGGATCTTGAATTGACTGCATCTCACCTGCGGGAGTTAACGGATCGATATAAAGCGATTTATCGAAAAATAACCGGGCACATGTTTCCGGATGACCCCATGGAACAACTCCGATTTGCCATAAATGCCGTATTCAATTCGTGGAATAGCGCACGAGCTATAAAGTACCGTCAAATCAGTAATATTCATGGTTTAATAGGCACGGCGGTAAACGTGCAGGCCATGGTGTTTGGAAATATGGGGGAGAGCAGTGGAACCGGCGTTTGCTTTACCCGAAATCCGGCTACCGGTGAATCCAGGCTATATGGCGAGTTCCTGCTGAATGCCCAGGGTGAAGATGTTGTGGCAGGGATCCGCACGCCAAACCCAATTGCAGAGTTAGAAGAAAGAAATCCTGAAATTTATAAGGAGCTGGTAAATTATACCGGTAAACTCGAATCTCACTACAAAAATATGCAGGATATTGAGTTCACCATTCAGGATGGAAAGCTTTTTATCCTTCAAACCAGAAATGGTAAACGAACGGGAGCGGCTGCCGTTAAAATTGCGGTAGATTTAGTTGAAGAGAAAATCCTTTCCAAAGATGAAGCTATTCGGGACCTGGTTGACCCGGAACACATCGAACAGCTTTTGCATCCTCAGTTTAAAGATGGGGAACAGGCTGAAAATACCATACTGGGAAGCGGGTTACCGGCTTCTCCGGGAGCGGCGGTTGGTAAAGTTGTATTTGATTCCAAAAAAGCCGAGGAAGCAGGTAAGGACAATAAACCCGTTATACTGGTAAGGATTGAAACCAGCCCGGAAGATGTGGGTGGAATGTCTTCTGCTGAAGGTATTCTAACATCCCGAGGTGGAATGACCAGCCACGCCGCTGTTGTAGCCCGCGGATGGGGCAAACCATGCGTGGCCGGCTGCAGTGATATTGTGATCAATTACAAAACAAGATCGTTTACCAATGGAGAGGTAACGGTAAAAGAAGGCGATTGGATTTCACTGAACGGTAATACCGGGAAAGTGATACTGGGCAAAAAAGAGTTGTCTAAACCTGAGTTCAGTGAGGAATACCAAACCTTTATGGATTGGGTTACTGATATTGAACTGATGAAAGTTCGAACCAATGCCGAAACACCGGAGGATGCACGGGTTGCCCGCTCGTATGGGGCAAAAGGTATTGGCCTTGCCCGTACCGAACATATGTTCTTTAAGCCCGGCCGGGTTAATTTTATGCGTAAAATGATAATAGCAGAATCTAAGGAAGAACGTGTTGCAGCTTTAAGCAACTTACTTCCATTCCAGAAACAAGATTTTGCTGAAATTTTTGAAGCCATGGAAGGACTGCCTGTCACCATCAGGCTGCTGGACCCGCCACTTCATGAATTTCTTCCACAGGAAAAAGAGGAAATCGGAAAAGTAGCCGGCGAGCTGGGAGTGACACCAGACAAACTTTTGCAGAAAGTAAACCAGTTGAAAGAGTTCAACCCAATGTTAGGACATCGTGGTTGCCGGTTGGGAATCACCTACCCTGAAATAACTGAAATGCAGACCCGCGCTATTATTGAAGCGGCTATAGAATTGGTTAAACAAGGCAAAGAAGTGTTCCCCGAAATAATGATTCCTCTGGTAGGAAGCGTAGAGGAGTTTGTAAATCAGCGTGAGGTTGTTGAAAGAGTTGCCACGGAAATACTGGCAGAAGCAGGTGTAGAACTGGACTATAAAGTAGGAACCATGATAGAGATACCAAGAGCGGCTATTTTGGCGGATCAAATCGCTGAAAAAGCAGATTTTTTCTCCTTTGGAACCAATGATCTGACACAGCTCACCTATGGTTTCAGCCGTGATGATGCCGCAAAATTCTTGCCGGATTACATTGAAAGGGGCATCCTGAAGCAGGATCCTTTCCAGGTATTGGATGAAGAAGGTGTCGGGCAATTTGTTCATGCAGGAACACGGCTGGGCAGAATGGTAAACTCCACACTAAAAGTAGGAATTTGCGGTGAACACGGCGGAGATCCATCCAGCGTTCATTTTGCATACAACACCGGTTTGGATTATGTGTCCTGTTCCCCATTTCGGGTGCCGGTGGCTCACCTCGCTTCCGCACAGGCTGTACTCAGAAAAAACAAGGAAGAACAAGACATCAACAATCAAAAAATAACACCACTGCGTGCCTGA
- a CDS encoding NAD(P)/FAD-dependent oxidoreductase has product MAGYDFDMIVIGGGAAGLTASGIAANFGAKTMMVEADRLGGDCTWTGCIPSKTLLKAGKVARQIKDAGKYGLVDGEPNIDFKKVMQHVDDVRKEVYHDADRPEIFEDMGIEVVQGLASFKDNHTIEIEFKDGRTRAVSSKYFIIATGAKAFVPPIQGIEEVDYLTNESLFEIEDLPGELLIIGGGPIGTEMSQAFVNLGSDVTVIDMADRILANDDPELVDILHDELKKQGVNYQLNASVKKVMQDGSRIKVQVEIEGEEKVIEGDALLMATGRRAKTSSLNLEAAGVKTEKGNIVVDESCRSSQSHIYAAGDVTGRYQFTHMSEHMAKIAATKALLKVVPMKIEKDMVSWVTFTDPELAHVGKTEKQLKEEGEKYEVYRFPYSKIDRAVAEGDTTGLVKIFAKKLSGKILGATAVGAHAGEFISEYAVAIKNGVSMRGIADTIHPYPSWGLGARRAADQWYIKNQSEWSVKLIKTILGYRGEIPDYSDPDRVV; this is encoded by the coding sequence ATGGCTGGATATGATTTTGATATGATTGTAATTGGCGGTGGTGCAGCCGGCTTAACAGCTTCGGGGATAGCGGCCAATTTTGGTGCAAAAACAATGATGGTTGAAGCCGATCGGTTAGGGGGAGATTGCACATGGACGGGGTGTATTCCTTCCAAAACTCTGCTCAAAGCAGGAAAAGTGGCTCGCCAAATTAAAGATGCCGGAAAGTACGGGCTTGTTGACGGAGAGCCTAATATCGATTTCAAAAAGGTGATGCAACACGTGGATGACGTCCGTAAAGAAGTGTATCACGATGCAGACCGGCCGGAGATTTTTGAAGACATGGGCATTGAAGTGGTTCAGGGGCTGGCATCTTTTAAAGATAATCATACCATTGAAATTGAATTTAAGGATGGCAGAACAAGGGCGGTGTCATCCAAATATTTCATTATTGCTACCGGAGCCAAAGCATTTGTGCCACCCATACAAGGAATCGAAGAGGTGGACTACCTGACGAACGAAAGCCTTTTTGAGATAGAAGATTTACCTGGAGAGTTACTGATTATTGGTGGCGGACCTATTGGCACAGAGATGTCTCAGGCTTTTGTGAATCTCGGCTCGGATGTCACAGTGATTGATATGGCTGATCGAATTTTAGCGAATGACGATCCGGAGTTGGTTGACATACTACACGATGAGTTGAAGAAGCAGGGCGTGAATTACCAATTGAATGCTTCAGTAAAAAAAGTGATGCAGGACGGAAGCAGAATTAAAGTACAGGTTGAAATTGAGGGAGAAGAGAAAGTAATTGAAGGGGATGCCCTTTTAATGGCAACGGGACGAAGAGCGAAAACCTCTTCACTGAACCTGGAAGCAGCCGGTGTAAAAACAGAAAAAGGGAACATTGTAGTGGATGAATCCTGCCGAAGCAGTCAATCTCATATTTATGCCGCCGGCGATGTGACGGGACGATATCAGTTCACCCACATGAGCGAGCATATGGCCAAGATCGCAGCTACAAAAGCTCTGCTAAAAGTTGTGCCCATGAAGATTGAAAAAGATATGGTATCGTGGGTCACTTTTACTGATCCGGAATTGGCTCATGTCGGCAAAACGGAGAAGCAGCTAAAAGAGGAAGGCGAGAAGTATGAGGTTTATCGATTTCCATATTCCAAAATTGATCGGGCGGTGGCTGAAGGAGATACTACCGGCCTGGTTAAAATATTCGCTAAGAAATTATCGGGTAAAATCCTTGGAGCTACCGCAGTGGGAGCTCATGCCGGAGAATTTATCTCTGAATATGCCGTTGCGATTAAAAACGGGGTATCTATGCGGGGCATTGCGGATACTATTCATCCCTATCCCAGCTGGGGATTGGGGGCACGTCGTGCTGCCGATCAGTGGTACATCAAAAACCAAAGCGAGTGGTCGGTGAAGCTGATTAAAACTATTCTTGGCTACCGGGGTGAGATCCCTGATTACAGTGATCCGGACCGGGTGGTATAA
- a CDS encoding ribonuclease H-like domain-containing protein, with protein MFFIFDVETVPDFDFIRRVLNDQDSDQELLLEKASEELARNKSGFLPPMYHRMVSWVGLWIENTGGPKQKVAWSGEDEKEGLKQIFDAIGTYKDFGLIHHNGKGFDIPVLTYRAMKHGLQMPVRMHDYDIRYRYSRHNVDLVDEFSNYGASSWPKLKHLGQLIGIPFKQTGEGNEVLAMFQRGELDLIEHYCYEDVMATYIVWLYHQYTVGHIPEDQFNNLKDRAMSKLEEIQSGPPK; from the coding sequence ATGTTTTTTATTTTTGATGTAGAGACCGTTCCGGATTTTGATTTCATTCGCCGGGTACTCAATGACCAGGATTCTGATCAGGAGCTGTTACTGGAAAAGGCGAGTGAGGAATTAGCCCGAAATAAATCAGGTTTCCTTCCACCTATGTATCACCGAATGGTTTCCTGGGTTGGACTTTGGATTGAGAATACCGGCGGACCTAAACAAAAAGTGGCCTGGAGTGGCGAGGATGAAAAGGAAGGCCTCAAACAGATTTTCGATGCAATAGGTACCTATAAAGACTTTGGCCTGATTCACCATAACGGAAAAGGCTTTGATATTCCCGTGCTAACCTACCGTGCGATGAAGCACGGACTACAAATGCCGGTTCGCATGCACGATTATGATATCCGCTACCGCTACAGCCGGCATAACGTAGATTTGGTAGATGAATTCAGTAATTACGGAGCCAGTTCCTGGCCCAAACTCAAACATTTGGGTCAGCTTATTGGCATACCCTTCAAACAAACCGGGGAGGGAAATGAAGTGCTGGCTATGTTCCAGCGGGGTGAACTTGACCTGATTGAGCATTACTGCTACGAAGATGTAATGGCCACCTATATTGTGTGGCTGTACCACCAATACACAGTCGGTCATATTCCCGAAGACCAATTCAATAACCTGAAAGACCGGGCAATGAGCAAGCTGGAAGAAATTCAGTCCGGCCCGCCTAAGTAG